Proteins encoded in a region of the Anoxybacillus amylolyticus genome:
- a CDS encoding response regulator translates to MAKVLIVDDAKFMRMTLSNILKKANHEIVGEGENGKEAVELYRSLQPDVVTLDITMPVMNGIEAVKAIKKLDPNAKIIMCSAMGQQKMVVEAIEAGAADFIVKPFEESRVIEALSRALM, encoded by the coding sequence ATGGCAAAAGTGTTAATTGTCGATGATGCGAAATTTATGCGAATGACGTTATCGAACATTTTAAAAAAAGCAAACCATGAAATTGTTGGGGAAGGCGAGAATGGGAAAGAGGCGGTGGAACTATACCGGTCGTTGCAGCCGGATGTCGTGACATTAGATATTACGATGCCAGTGATGAACGGCATCGAAGCGGTGAAGGCGATTAAAAAGCTCGATCCCAATGCGAAAATTATTATGTGTTCTGCGATGGGTCAGCAAAAAATGGTCGTAGAAGCAATCGAAGCAGGTGCCGCTGATTTTATTGTCAAACCGTTTGAAGAAAGTCGAGTGATCGAGGCGCTTTCTCGAGCATTAATGTAG